One Methanocaldococcus infernus ME DNA segment encodes these proteins:
- a CDS encoding ABC transporter permease, with protein MKALESLSLLTLAFFILFVLTIILTIFLNISINSLLHSLTSDEVRFATLLSIKCSIVAILLASLIGVPSAYFLARHSFPGREVIDSLINLPILLPPLVSGFSLLIFLGNSPIGKFVNSILPLIFTPNGIILAQFFIATPFIIKTSRAIFESIDIKYEYIAQSLGCSKLESFFRVLLPMAKNGIIAGIILGWARAFGEFGATLMLAGATKFRTETLPTAIFLNVSIGNIDLALTISLIHIVIAILVILSIKLILGRSYEC; from the coding sequence ATGAAAGCTTTAGAATCTCTTTCCCTACTTACTTTAGCATTCTTTATATTGTTTGTTCTTACCATAATATTAACTATCTTCTTAAACATCTCTATAAATTCTCTCTTACACTCACTAACCTCTGATGAAGTTAGATTTGCCACACTCTTAAGTATTAAGTGTTCAATTGTTGCTATTCTCTTAGCCTCTCTCATAGGAGTTCCATCAGCCTATTTCTTAGCAAGACACTCCTTTCCTGGGAGAGAGGTCATAGATAGCTTAATAAACCTTCCTATTCTTCTTCCTCCTTTAGTTTCAGGGTTCTCTCTACTCATATTCTTAGGAAACTCCCCAATTGGAAAGTTTGTTAATTCTATTCTACCTCTTATTTTTACTCCAAATGGAATAATTTTAGCTCAATTCTTTATAGCAACTCCTTTTATCATTAAAACTTCAAGGGCTATCTTTGAAAGTATTGATATAAAGTATGAGTATATAGCCCAAAGCTTAGGGTGTTCAAAGCTTGAAAGCTTCTTCAGAGTTCTCTTACCCATGGCTAAAAATGGAATCATTGCTGGCATCATATTAGGCTGGGCAAGAGCCTTTGGAGAGTTTGGAGCCACTCTAATGCTGGCTGGAGCTACAAAGTTCAGGACAGAGACTTTACCAACAGCAATATTTTTAAATGTTTCAATTGGGAATATAGATTTGGCTTTAACCATCTCTCTAATTCACATTGTTATAGCTATCTTAGTTATTTTGTCAATAAAACTAATCTTAGGGAGAAGTTATGAATGTTAA
- a CDS encoding Rossmann-like domain-containing protein, with amino-acid sequence MNVKKFLEDLVEKYNLLDEKVVIKVADPKLDTKRIKDYPLVTGKEVLLRAYLKDCKGEAFTDKPIEFEGTIREVLERNNIQELVAVLNAVMKYLNLTDKTEHCKGDEPERCAKELAKMLKEENIKRVGIIGFQPAFVKELVKTFGAENVIVSDLNPENVGKVKYGVKVIHGSNNEELIKKSDIVLATGSTIVNGTFEEIYNLAKKYNKRIIFYGTTIAGISKLLNLERFCVLGR; translated from the coding sequence ATGAATGTTAAAAAATTTTTAGAAGATTTGGTTGAGAAATATAATTTACTTGATGAGAAAGTGGTTATTAAAGTAGCTGATCCAAAGCTTGACACTAAGAGGATAAAGGATTATCCCTTAGTTACTGGAAAAGAAGTTTTGTTAAGAGCTTACCTTAAAGACTGTAAAGGAGAGGCTTTTACAGACAAGCCTATAGAGTTTGAAGGAACTATAAGAGAGGTTTTAGAGAGAAATAATATTCAAGAGCTTGTAGCTGTGCTAAATGCTGTTATGAAATATCTCAACCTTACTGATAAGACTGAACACTGTAAAGGGGATGAGCCAGAGAGGTGTGCAAAAGAGTTGGCTAAGATGTTGAAGGAAGAGAATATAAAGAGAGTAGGGATTATTGGCTTTCAGCCAGCCTTTGTTAAGGAGTTAGTTAAAACCTTTGGAGCTGAGAATGTTATAGTCTCTGACCTAAACCCTGAGAATGTTGGAAAGGTGAAGTATGGAGTTAAGGTTATCCATGGAAGTAACAATGAAGAGCTAATAAAGAAATCTGACATTGTTTTAGCTACAGGCTCAACCATAGTTAATGGAACCTTTGAAGAAATTTACAACTTGGCTAAGAAGTACAATAAAAGAATTATCTTCTATGGCACAACCATAGCTGGGATATCAAAGCTGTTAAACTTGGAAAGATTCTGTGTATTGGGGAGATGA
- a CDS encoding nascent polypeptide-associated complex protein, translating to MFPGKLNPRMIKKMQKMMKDFEMDAKDLKVRRVVFIFDEEEWIFEEPKVQEMELFGIKSYSVMGKPKKVKREVKVEITEEDINLVAEQCNVSKEEAKKALEECNGDIAEAILKLQGE from the coding sequence ATGTTCCCAGGAAAGCTTAATCCAAGGATGATAAAGAAAATGCAGAAGATGATGAAAGACTTTGAGATGGATGCTAAGGATTTGAAAGTTAGGAGAGTTGTCTTTATCTTTGATGAAGAGGAGTGGATCTTTGAAGAGCCAAAAGTTCAGGAGATGGAGCTTTTTGGAATAAAAAGTTATTCAGTTATGGGAAAGCCTAAGAAGGTTAAGAGAGAGGTTAAGGTTGAGATAACAGAGGAAGACATCAACTTAGTGGCTGAACAATGTAATGTTTCAAAGGAAGAGGCTAAGAAAGCTTTAGAAGAGTGTAATGGAGATATTGCTGAAGCCATATTAAAGTTGCAAGGTGAGTAA
- the modA gene encoding molybdate ABC transporter substrate-binding protein — MKKLLLIILLLLVLICGCTTTKEEKEIHAYVGAGMQKPMDEIGKLFEEKYGVKVKFDYAGSGYLYAKILATKEGDIFMPGAYFYVEKLKEKGYILKYANLTKHIPVIVVKKGNPKHIEGLEDLAKPNIKLAVGDEHIAIGRAFKKIMEKFGKDYPTLKEKIEKNIVVKGATVNQVLLYVAEGDADAGIVWKSSVTGYENKVDVIQIEPKYNVIKTVPIAILKTTKDKEDAEKFYNFVLTEGKKIFKKYGFEVIE, encoded by the coding sequence TTGAAGAAACTCCTTCTTATTATTTTACTTCTTTTAGTTTTAATTTGTGGCTGTACTACTACTAAAGAAGAGAAAGAGATTCATGCCTATGTTGGGGCTGGGATGCAGAAGCCTATGGATGAGATTGGGAAGTTGTTTGAAGAGAAGTATGGAGTTAAGGTTAAATTTGACTATGCAGGCTCTGGCTACCTATATGCTAAGATCTTAGCCACCAAGGAAGGAGACATCTTCATGCCTGGAGCTTATTTTTATGTTGAAAAATTAAAAGAGAAGGGCTATATTTTAAAATATGCAAATTTAACTAAGCACATTCCTGTTATTGTTGTTAAAAAAGGAAATCCTAAGCATATAGAAGGTTTAGAGGATTTAGCTAAGCCTAATATTAAGTTAGCTGTTGGAGATGAGCATATAGCTATTGGTAGAGCCTTTAAAAAAATCATGGAAAAGTTTGGAAAAGACTATCCAACACTAAAAGAAAAAATAGAGAAAAATATTGTTGTTAAGGGGGCTACAGTTAACCAAGTTCTTCTTTATGTTGCTGAAGGTGATGCTGATGCTGGAATAGTGTGGAAGTCAAGTGTAACAGGTTATGAAAATAAGGTTGATGTCATTCAAATAGAGCCTAAATACAATGTAATTAAAACTGTCCCTATTGCAATATTGAAGACTACAAAAGATAAGGAAGATGCTGAGAAGTTTTACAACTTTGTTTTAACTGAGGGGAAGAAAATTTTTAAAAAGTATGGATTTGAGGTTATAGAATGA
- a CDS encoding ABC transporter ATP-binding protein yields MLEVINLKKRLAHFTLSIDHLKINKNDYFVLLGLSGSGKTTFLEILAGFRKLDEGKIILNGEDITEKPINKRKIVMCHGKYLFPHLTVFDNIGFGIRDKKVREKKVREVSEALGISHLLNRKPETLSSGEQQRVALARALVLEPEVILLDEPLNALDRLNHEALISELKNIHESSEITFIHVTHDFIEALALSNKIAIIREGRIEQFGETEEVIKHPKNEFVAKFVGYKNFLKGKVREEDGKIVFDGDLCITLEKNEVKDNNGLLAIRPEDIILVGNGGGCRFYKKDNIFNAKVLDVYPLSLSTVRVILDVDGTKLYSEVIRSKAYRMNLRRGKEVKICISRAVLI; encoded by the coding sequence ATGTTAGAGGTTATAAATTTAAAGAAAAGATTAGCTCATTTCACTTTAAGTATTGACCACTTAAAGATAAACAAAAATGACTATTTTGTCCTACTTGGCTTGAGTGGTTCTGGAAAAACAACTTTTTTAGAGATCTTAGCAGGATTTAGAAAGTTGGATGAGGGAAAGATAATATTAAATGGAGAAGACATTACAGAGAAGCCAATAAATAAGAGAAAAATAGTTATGTGCCATGGAAAATATCTTTTCCCTCACCTAACAGTCTTTGACAATATAGGCTTTGGAATTAGAGATAAAAAGGTTAGAGAAAAGAAGGTTAGGGAAGTGAGTGAAGCCTTAGGAATCTCTCATCTCCTAAATAGGAAGCCTGAAACTTTAAGTAGTGGGGAACAGCAGAGAGTAGCTTTAGCAAGAGCCTTAGTTTTGGAGCCAGAGGTTATTTTATTAGATGAGCCACTGAATGCTTTAGATAGGTTAAACCATGAAGCCCTAATCTCTGAGCTAAAGAATATTCATGAAAGTTCTGAGATAACCTTTATTCATGTAACCCATGACTTCATAGAAGCTTTAGCTCTATCAAATAAAATAGCTATTATTAGAGAGGGAAGAATTGAACAATTTGGAGAAACTGAAGAAGTTATAAAACATCCTAAAAATGAATTTGTGGCTAAGTTTGTAGGCTATAAAAACTTTTTGAAGGGTAAGGTTAGAGAGGAAGATGGAAAAATTGTATTTGATGGAGACTTATGTATTACACTTGAAAAGAATGAGGTTAAAGATAATAATGGCCTCTTAGCCATAAGGCCAGAGGATATAATATTAGTTGGGAATGGAGGAGGTTGTAGATTCTATAAAAAAGATAATATTTTTAATGCCAAAGTTTTAGATGTCTATCCTTTAAGTTTATCAACTGTTAGAGTTATCTTAGATGTTGATGGCACTAAGTTATACTCAGAGGTTATAAGATCAAAAGCTTATAGAATGAACTTAAGAAGAGGGAAGGAAGTTAAAATCTGTATATCAAGAGCTGTTTTAATTTAA